GTAAATTCTTTTTTCTGATCTTCAGTTCTGTCGCTATCTGTCTTATTTCCCAATGTTACTGAAATAATTTCAAGATTTCCAATTTTGCTTGAAACAATCATATTGTATCCAGCCTGTGCATGAAATCCTGTTTTTAGACCATAAATTCCAAATTGATCCAAAAGATGATTTCTATTATTATAAACTACATCTTCTCCTTCAGAATTTTGCAATACCAATTCAGATTCCTTCATCCATGCTCTTAATCTTTCATCTCTAATTGCTCTTTTTCCAAGAAGATACATATCATAAGCTGTAGAAATATCCATATTTTTCTTAGTCATAGAAGATGGCAGACCTGCTGGAGTATAATAATGTGTATCCTTCATTCCAAGTTCTTTAGCCTTCTCATTCATCAATTTTACAAAATTATCATAATTTCCATGCCCAATGTGATATGCCACCAAATATGCAGCATTATTGGCAGAATAAATAATTTCTGCACGCAATAAATCTCTTAATGTATAACAGTCACCAGCTTTTGCATTTAGCCAGCTTCCTCCCATATTTACTGTTTCAGGCGTAAAACATACTTTATCATCAAGTTTTGCATTTCCTCTATCCACTTGATCAAGTGTAACAAGAATATTCATAACTTTTGTAAGTGATGCTATCGGATGTTTTTGTCTTGACATTTTATCCTTCAAAACTTTTCCATCTGTAGTCGCAATATATTTTATTACTTCTCCAGAATATTGTGAAACGCCTTCTTGCTCATGTTCTATCGCTTTTACAACTTTTCTTTTTGGAGCAGGCTTATTATTGCTGCTGCTATTCTCTACTTTTACAGATTTATTTTCATTATTATTAACTTCTTTTGCTTTATTATCCTTTAAATTTTTTTCATTTACAGTTTTTACCTGTTCATTGCTTTTTTCAATTTTCTTCTTTTTCTCAATTTTTTCGTTTCTCGGTTCTTCCCTTTTTACAGACCGATGTTCAACCTCGCTATGTCTTTCACTGTTTTCCCTTACAGCCGGAGCACTTTTTTTCTCTTCCCTAACTGTAACACTTTCTTTTGGAGCAGTACTTCCAACTTCCTGTTCACCTTCCGCATAAACTAACGATGCAAGCAATGCAACAACTCCCAAAACCAAAACTCTTTTTACTCTTTTAACCATTCTTTTCCTTTCTCATATTATTTAAAATTAATAATTACACTAAACCACTTTAAAACAACCTTACACTAATTTTTATTTAATTTAAATAAAAAATAGCATAAAACAAAATTTACAAATTATATTACTCTTTCCTTAAATTATCTAAATTATACTTACAATAATTCCGAATTTCACATATATCACATTTCGGACTTCTAGCAATGCACTTATCCCGCCCATGTAAAATCATATAATGCGAATATACAAACCAGTCCTTTTTAGGCACGAATTTCATAAGTTCCCTCTCGATAATTTCAGGATTTTCACTTTTTACAAATCCAATACGGTTGGATAGCCTTTTTACATGTGTATCGACTACAATTCCTTCACGAATGTTCCAAAGTTCACCTAGAACGACATTTGCAGTTTTTCGACCTACGCCTGGCAGTTCCACTAGCTTTTCCAGTTCCTTTGGAATTTTGTCATCGTACTTTTCCAATATCATTTCAGCATTCAATTTTATATTCTTAGCCTTATTTCTGTAAAATCCCGTTGACTTTATGTACTTTTCCAATGTTTCCAAGTCCATTTGCCTTATATCCTCAGGTTCCTTCACAACTTTAAAAAGTTCCTTTGTAACAATATTGACACGTGCATCAGTACATTGAGCCGAGAGAATCACCGCAACCATCAGCTGATAAGGTGTTTCAAATTCCAAAGCCGCTTTTGGATTTCCAAACTTTTCCTTTAATATTGGAAATACCTTTTTAAATCTTTCCTTTTTTGTCATTTCTCTCTCCAAAATTTCAAAAAAAATTTTTTATTGCTTCTAAAATAAAAAAATGTATTGGATAAAATAAATAAAAAAAGTATTTCATACTTCTTCCCTTTTCACCGTTATACATAAAAATAAATACTAACGAAATTAGTGAAAAAAATTGAGTATCAGGTAAATCAAAGACCTCAGGAAAAATTGCATTGAAAACATTTAATACAAGAAAATTCATCAAAATTTTAAATTTATCATTTCTAAAAATACTAAAATTCATAATGAGTAAAATCCCATACATTCCATAATCCAATTTAAATTTTTGCGAAAAAAATAAAATAAATCCAATCAGAATAATTTTCAAAATTATACTTATTTTTTTCAAACTAAAAATATAAATGGACAAAAGCCCTAAAAATAACGTAAAAAAGATATTCATTGGATAATTGTAACCAAGCAGGACTGATGGCATTTGAATACTAACAGCAAAAATAAATAACCTTAAAAGATACTTTTTCAAACTC
The DNA window shown above is from Leptotrichia wadei and carries:
- a CDS encoding TraX family protein, which gives rise to MSLFVLKVIGIVTMFLDHYHYVIGGSEILNVAGRIAFPIFAFTLSEGYVHTRSLKKYLLRLFIFAVSIQMPSVLLGYNYPMNIFFTLFLGLLSIYIFSLKKISIILKIILIGFILFFSQKFKLDYGMYGILLIMNFSIFRNDKFKILMNFLVLNVFNAIFPEVFDLPDTQFFSLISLVFIFMYNGEKGRSMKYFFYLFYPIHFFILEAIKNFF
- a CDS encoding D-alanyl-D-alanine carboxypeptidase family protein, whose translation is MVKRVKRVLVLGVVALLASLVYAEGEQEVGSTAPKESVTVREEKKSAPAVRENSERHSEVEHRSVKREEPRNEKIEKKKKIEKSNEQVKTVNEKNLKDNKAKEVNNNENKSVKVENSSSNNKPAPKRKVVKAIEHEQEGVSQYSGEVIKYIATTDGKVLKDKMSRQKHPIASLTKVMNILVTLDQVDRGNAKLDDKVCFTPETVNMGGSWLNAKAGDCYTLRDLLRAEIIYSANNAAYLVAYHIGHGNYDNFVKLMNEKAKELGMKDTHYYTPAGLPSSMTKKNMDISTAYDMYLLGKRAIRDERLRAWMKESELVLQNSEGEDVVYNNRNHLLDQFGIYGLKTGFHAQAGYNMIVSSKIGNLEIISVTLGNKTDSDRTEDQKKEFTQLEKRMIPVYKAGQEIGSKFKVKNAQQKEINGVLSSNVYQIDNTNYKFEVKDLQVTAEKQGISKGDIIGKLEVLSKDNQVVGTVDILAQNDYKQLSVFGRILRFVTFGMA
- the nth gene encoding endonuclease III; the protein is MTKKERFKKVFPILKEKFGNPKAALEFETPYQLMVAVILSAQCTDARVNIVTKELFKVVKEPEDIRQMDLETLEKYIKSTGFYRNKAKNIKLNAEMILEKYDDKIPKELEKLVELPGVGRKTANVVLGELWNIREGIVVDTHVKRLSNRIGFVKSENPEIIERELMKFVPKKDWFVYSHYMILHGRDKCIARSPKCDICEIRNYCKYNLDNLRKE